From SAR116 cluster alpha proteobacterium HIMB100, one genomic window encodes:
- a CDS encoding glutamine synthetase adenylyltransferase (PFAM: GlnD PII-uridylyltransferase; Glutamate-ammonia ligase adenylyltransferase), which produces MSAEPLPSAFSTPQLSSLLTPAQKAGWQDDAVRLAGDNLTEQQREQLAAIIAASPHLNRAAVQFAADLPGLIQGDWEQILAQAEQDWQTSWPATSSDALLMKAVRRYRNRSHLAIAFAELLGQTSIGTSWGVLTSVAESGVRGVVGYLLKDQPAEGSGWVILGLGKLGAAELNYSSDIDLIALQDSQAEDVAAVKTPDQKGKYFSTLTRRLSQLLSQQTEDGFGWRVDFRLRPDPAVTPLCLSTDAALTYYESIARSWERAAFIRARPIAGDIRVGAQFLAHLSSFIWRRSLDYTVLDDLQIWLRHLPTPDGYRGFDVKLGAFGIRHLELLVHVLQLLGGGRHEVLRQFNTFAALDALASEGWLEADQIQQMKQCYSLWRQTEHRLQYLRDTQTHSLPRNDQEMAEFAAFAGLADAAEFRQTLEHLQQQTKMACSHPLMDRLLAAHKTGADETDRILASSADRTVNSRWLAEIGFSRPDDMMDIIDGWMSGRIPATRSERARGYLGRFLPPFLDSLGKASDPDSAFACFTELIRNLPAGAQIFALFVHYPQIADLVGNLLVKAPALTRQLSRKPALFDRLLDTEFFTPLSAAQMNWPPELLQIAQTEGAEQALDQLCLWASEIRFRVNVHFLQGLCSCEDASRQLSALADLCIDAVVRLARLDMERRYGQLSDNRFAVLGLGRLGSSQLTSASDLDLIFLYQSTADSTSNGRQSLSAGHYYNRLAQLIVSWLSVQTAQGKLFDIDTRLRPDGHSGPLATRLERLDSYYQTDAWPWEYCAFLKARILSADPDIKKATKQHVQKIKTTPPALSALADDMLLMRERFAADPESAQSLKKRAGGFMDAEFLAILLTVRKKNYDLITMPQGSPSQWLRQLSQEAEDTSELDAVCAGLDELELITQFTSLCLGKAASLISQSDSQQSWRALADQLGLASVEDIETKINENCQQIASVLEKNIKKNSNKQS; this is translated from the coding sequence ATGTCAGCAGAACCCTTACCCTCAGCCTTCAGCACGCCGCAATTATCCAGCCTATTAACACCGGCACAAAAAGCAGGCTGGCAGGACGATGCGGTCAGATTAGCCGGAGACAATCTGACTGAACAGCAGCGTGAGCAGCTTGCCGCGATCATTGCCGCCAGCCCGCACCTTAACCGTGCTGCTGTTCAATTCGCAGCAGATTTGCCCGGGCTGATACAAGGTGACTGGGAACAGATACTGGCGCAGGCTGAACAGGACTGGCAGACAAGCTGGCCAGCCACATCGTCAGATGCACTCTTGATGAAGGCTGTCCGGCGTTACCGCAACCGGTCACATCTTGCCATCGCATTTGCTGAGCTTCTTGGTCAGACCAGCATTGGAACCTCCTGGGGGGTGCTGACAAGCGTTGCTGAGAGCGGCGTGCGCGGGGTTGTTGGTTATCTGCTGAAGGACCAGCCAGCAGAAGGTTCGGGCTGGGTCATTTTAGGGCTGGGAAAGTTGGGCGCGGCCGAGTTGAATTACTCGTCAGACATTGACCTGATCGCCTTACAGGACAGCCAGGCTGAAGACGTTGCCGCAGTAAAGACACCAGACCAGAAAGGCAAATATTTCAGCACATTGACCCGCCGCCTCAGCCAGCTGCTCAGCCAACAGACAGAGGATGGTTTTGGCTGGCGGGTTGATTTCCGGCTGCGTCCTGATCCTGCTGTCACCCCATTATGCCTGTCAACAGACGCAGCACTCACCTATTATGAATCCATCGCCCGCAGCTGGGAGCGGGCAGCTTTTATCCGGGCCCGCCCGATCGCAGGTGATATTCGGGTTGGTGCGCAATTTTTAGCGCATCTCAGTTCTTTTATCTGGCGCCGCAGTCTGGATTATACGGTGCTTGATGATCTGCAGATTTGGCTGCGCCATCTGCCCACGCCCGACGGATATCGGGGATTTGATGTCAAGTTGGGCGCATTCGGGATCAGACATTTAGAATTGCTTGTCCATGTGCTGCAGCTGTTAGGAGGTGGACGACATGAGGTATTGCGCCAGTTCAACACATTTGCCGCACTGGATGCGCTGGCCAGTGAGGGCTGGCTGGAGGCTGATCAAATCCAGCAGATGAAACAGTGCTACAGCCTGTGGCGGCAGACAGAACATCGCCTTCAATATCTGCGCGACACACAAACACACAGCCTGCCGCGGAATGACCAGGAAATGGCAGAATTTGCAGCCTTTGCCGGACTGGCAGATGCGGCCGAATTTCGCCAGACGCTAGAACATCTGCAGCAGCAAACAAAGATGGCCTGCAGCCATCCGCTGATGGACAGGCTGCTGGCTGCACATAAAACAGGTGCTGATGAGACTGACCGCATTCTGGCCAGTTCAGCAGACCGAACAGTCAACAGCCGCTGGCTGGCCGAAATTGGCTTCAGCCGACCTGATGATATGATGGATATCATAGATGGCTGGATGTCAGGCCGGATACCCGCAACCCGAAGTGAACGGGCGCGCGGTTACCTGGGCCGGTTTCTGCCGCCGTTTCTGGACAGTCTGGGCAAGGCAAGCGACCCGGACAGTGCATTTGCCTGTTTCACTGAACTGATCCGCAATTTGCCTGCAGGAGCGCAGATATTTGCCTTATTTGTGCATTACCCGCAAATCGCTGATCTGGTCGGCAATCTGTTGGTAAAAGCCCCTGCGCTGACGCGCCAGCTCAGCCGCAAACCAGCTTTGTTTGACCGGCTTCTGGACACTGAATTTTTCACCCCCCTGAGCGCAGCACAGATGAACTGGCCGCCTGAACTTCTGCAGATCGCGCAGACTGAGGGGGCTGAACAAGCTCTTGACCAGCTTTGCCTCTGGGCCAGTGAGATACGGTTCAGGGTCAATGTCCATTTTTTGCAGGGCCTGTGCAGCTGTGAAGACGCAAGCCGCCAGTTATCCGCCCTTGCTGATTTGTGTATCGATGCGGTTGTCCGGCTGGCACGGCTGGATATGGAGCGGCGTTATGGCCAGTTGTCCGATAACCGGTTTGCCGTCTTAGGGCTGGGCCGCCTGGGGAGCAGCCAATTGACCAGCGCGTCTGATCTGGATCTGATTTTCCTTTATCAAAGCACAGCAGACAGCACATCAAATGGTCGCCAATCCTTAAGCGCCGGCCACTATTATAACCGGCTGGCCCAACTGATTGTTAGCTGGCTGTCCGTACAGACCGCACAAGGAAAGTTATTTGATATTGACACCCGTTTGCGCCCTGACGGCCATTCAGGGCCCTTGGCCACCCGGCTGGAACGGCTGGATAGCTATTATCAAACAGACGCCTGGCCATGGGAATATTGTGCGTTTCTGAAAGCACGTATCCTATCGGCTGATCCAGATATCAAAAAGGCCACAAAGCAACATGTTCAGAAAATAAAAACCACCCCGCCCGCTTTGTCCGCGCTGGCAGATGATATGCTTTTAATGCGCGAACGCTTCGCGGCTGATCCTGAATCAGCACAATCATTAAAAAAACGTGCAGGCGGCTTCATGGATGCTGAATTTCTGGCGATCCTACTGACAGTGCGCAAAAAAAATTATGACCTGATCACGATGCCTCAAGGCAGCCCGTCACAGTGGCTGCGGCAGCTTTCACAAGAAGCAGAAGACACAAGCGAGCTGGACGCGGTTTGCGCCGGACTGGATGAATTGGAGCTGATTACGCAATTTACCAGCCTGTGTCTGGGGAAGGCAGCAAGCCTTATTTCTCAGTCTGACAGTCAGCAAAGCTGGCGTGCGCTAGCTGACCAGCTGGGTCTGGCTTCAGTTGAAGACATCGAGACAAAAATAAATGAAAACTGCCAGCAGATTGCTTCAGTTTTAGAAAAAAATATCAAAAAAAACAGTAACAAACAGAGCTGA
- a CDS encoding putative efflux protein, MATE family (PFAM: MatE~TIGRFAM: putative efflux protein, MATE family), protein MSTDLHNNMTVRSVSVFADLGRLALPLCIAQLASIGIMTADVVMMGQLSTLDLAAGSLAVRLYQPFYFFSLGLLSVISALVAQSIGADQPDTARRVFRQGLILSSGLGAVFMMPVLAGEQLMLFFGQSEDIAGRAADYLFWSAFGLPASLVFLTMRFFTMGHGRAGPQLLATFAGLAFNMVANPVLAYGYGLLPALGLGGIALATTLTYFVMCFCLGLIIKVDAPFAQTKPYQRWWVIDLSLMKKIIQVGWPNGFLVMSETGMFVVAAFIIGLFGAAPLAAAGIANQIAAMAFMIPLSVAQACVIRVGRSAGAVHLAGVKQYGNGGIWLGCLIVIPLTCGIWLFAEQLGFLFIQPDDKLSAQTIALIIPMLWITALFQLGDSLQAIITASLRGLNDTRMPALYGFICFWIISLGSGVVMAFWLGWGPVAVWAGLGLGLTLNAAILALRWWRRLHAVEAGKISLLEVSVKSQTERQ, encoded by the coding sequence ATGTCAACAGACCTGCATAACAATATGACGGTGCGATCTGTGTCGGTATTCGCAGATTTAGGCCGTCTTGCCCTGCCCTTATGTATCGCGCAACTGGCCTCTATCGGCATTATGACAGCGGATGTTGTGATGATGGGGCAGCTTAGCACCCTTGACCTGGCCGCCGGATCATTAGCGGTCCGGCTGTATCAGCCATTTTATTTTTTCTCTCTTGGCCTGCTCAGCGTCATTTCCGCATTGGTGGCCCAGTCAATAGGAGCAGACCAGCCAGATACCGCGCGCCGGGTCTTCAGACAAGGGTTGATCCTCTCATCTGGTCTGGGAGCGGTATTTATGATGCCTGTTCTGGCCGGAGAGCAGCTGATGCTGTTTTTTGGCCAGTCAGAAGACATTGCCGGACGGGCGGCTGATTATCTGTTTTGGTCAGCTTTTGGCCTGCCTGCCTCACTGGTGTTCCTGACCATGCGGTTTTTCACAATGGGCCATGGCCGGGCAGGACCGCAATTGCTGGCAACCTTTGCCGGGCTGGCCTTTAATATGGTGGCTAATCCGGTTTTGGCCTATGGATATGGCCTTTTGCCCGCACTGGGCTTAGGCGGCATTGCGCTGGCCACTACCCTGACCTATTTTGTGATGTGCTTCTGCCTGGGCCTCATCATCAAGGTAGACGCGCCCTTTGCACAAACCAAACCCTATCAGCGTTGGTGGGTCATTGACCTGTCCCTGATGAAAAAAATTATTCAGGTGGGCTGGCCAAACGGGTTTTTAGTCATGTCAGAAACCGGCATGTTTGTGGTCGCCGCATTTATCATAGGCCTGTTTGGTGCTGCCCCGCTGGCCGCAGCAGGGATCGCCAATCAAATTGCCGCAATGGCCTTCATGATTCCCTTGTCGGTTGCACAGGCCTGTGTGATCAGGGTTGGCCGATCTGCCGGCGCTGTTCATCTGGCAGGGGTGAAACAATATGGGAATGGGGGAATTTGGCTGGGTTGTCTGATTGTGATTCCCCTTACCTGTGGTATTTGGCTCTTTGCTGAACAGCTGGGATTTTTGTTTATTCAGCCAGATGACAAATTGAGCGCACAGACCATCGCCTTGATCATTCCAATGTTATGGATCACCGCCCTGTTCCAACTGGGAGACAGTCTGCAGGCCATTATCACAGCCAGCCTGCGCGGCCTGAATGACACCAGAATGCCTGCTCTTTATGGGTTTATCTGTTTCTGGATCATCAGTCTTGGCAGTGGTGTGGTGATGGCGTTCTGGCTGGGCTGGGGGCCGGTTGCGGTCTGGGCCGGCCTGGGTTTGGGGTTAACCCTGAACGCGGCTATACTGGCGCTCAGATGGTGGCGCCGGTTACACGCAGTCGAAGCTGGCAAAATCAGCCTTCTGGAAGTGTCTGTTAAAAGCCAGACAGAAAGACAATAA